The following are encoded together in the Leguminivora glycinivorella isolate SPB_JAAS2020 chromosome 18, LegGlyc_1.1, whole genome shotgun sequence genome:
- the LOC125236184 gene encoding uncharacterized protein LOC125236184, with translation MCCCRKRISYAIDWMIYWYLTRNDRKREKKVARLNKVTGIKNPILFRLIVTKSGVVNDMIRESRLAIRKKNTGDEPIYAEITQDVGEANRFSTELEERVRSNGHHRMGERAAHAAAAALAVQAAVQTTFACDKTLFLSSNGKICDLHVCKDVNMYSMSIATGSNICFKTVDGEKLEIKMGDAKHVTRYQAEYFSCDYKLSVTKTWRCKQLNSDCWNNGKCYDGYEHPDIQVTNTRKYPAGYGCNTDTLGCDDWCPMGTSCTWYRWQLEPVLNDCHKVYRKVSEIWQVSIYVKYTLASKETESLHNFYVVRCNFRNYNFFHRICNENSIPEYLALKRMIFHGNRSKI, from the coding sequence ATGTGCTGCTGCAGGAAAAGAATATCATATGCGATAGATTGGATGATTTACTGGTACCTTACAAGAAATGACCGTAAAAGAGAGAAGAAAGTTGCAAGATTGAACAAAGTGACAGGCATAAAAAATCCTATCTTATTTAGGCTGATAGTGACGAAAAGTGGAGTAGTTAATGATATGATCCGTGAATCGAGACTTGCCATTAGGAAAAAAAATACTGGTGATGAACCAATTTATGCTGAGATAACTCAAGATGTGGGTGAAGCAAATAGGTTTAGCACTGAATTAGAGGAGAGAGTCAGAAGCAACGGTCACCATAGAATGGGTGAAAGGGCTGCCCATGCTGCTGCAGCTGCTCTAGCAGTACAAGCAGCTGTCCAGACAACATTTGCATGTGACAAGACCCTGTTTCTATCATCAAATGGGAAAATATGTGACTTGCACGTGTGCAAAGATGTAAACATGTACTCTATGTCAATAGCTACTGGATCTAACATCTGTTTCAAGACTGTTGATGGCGAGAAGTTAGAGATTAAAATGGGTGATGCTAAACATGTGACTAGATATCAGGCTGAGTACTTTAGCTGTGACTACAAATTGTCTGTTACCAAGACATGGAGATGCAAACAATTGAACTCAGACTGCTGGAATAATGGTAAATGTTATGACGGCTATGAACACCCAGATATCCAAGTAACAAACACACGAAAATATCCTGCAGGATATGGCTGCAACACAGATACCTTAGGATGTGATGATTGGTGTCCTATGGGAACATCATGCACATGGTATAGATGGCAGTTGGAACCGGTGCTAAATGACTGTCACAAAGTTTATAGGAAAGTGAGTGAAATATGGCAAGTTAGTATATATGTTAAATATACACTCGCGAGCAAAGAAACGGAATCACTTCACAATTTTTACGTTGTGCGGTGTAACTTTCGAAATTATAACTTTTTTCATAGAATTTGTAATGAAAACAGCATCCCTGAATATTTAGCTTTAAAACGAATGATTTTTCATGGTAATCGGTCCAAGATTTAA
- the LOC125236148 gene encoding predicted GPI-anchored protein 58, giving the protein MPGVIIEAWRGRKGPAQCHRCQGFRHSSVNCHRPQACVRCAEPHPASQCKRDRKEPATCKNCQGPHPANSTECPVYKREARNKKAGVAARTGAPLPASTQPTADTNNAPQSLMAAANDGKRPPARRRTAKTGPNPTPASQQQPEQPSTAPIAAAPQPQPPTGPPPTLLVAVQSGQSPVPTIIKKLAELQPAGHPDPTTLTPADVR; this is encoded by the exons ATGCCAGGAGTCATCATCGAGGCCTGGCGCGGCAGGAAGGGCCCAGCGCAGTGTCACAGATGCCAAGGGTTCCGGCACTCGTCTGTGAACTGCCACCGCCCCCAAGCCTGCGTCCGTTGCGCCGAACCCCACCCCGCCAGCCAGTGCAAGCGGGACCGGAAGGAGCCAGCGACCTGCAAGAACTGCCAAGGCCCGCACCCCGCAAATAGCACCGAATGCCCGGTCTATAAGCGGGAGGCGCGGAACAAGAAGGCCGGAGTGGCAGCGCGCACTGGCGCGCCCCTGCCAGCCTCAACGCAGCCCACTGCCGACACAAACAACGCGCCGCAGTCCCTCATGGCAGCCGCCAATGACGGAAAGCGCCCGCCAGCCCGCAGAAGGACGGCCAAGACGGGCCCAAATCCCACCCCCGCGTCGCAACAGCAGCCCGAGCAGCCCTCGACCGCTCCGATCGCCGCAGCGCCACAGCCGCAGCCCCCAACCGGCCCGCCCCCCAcg CTCCTCGTCGCCGTCCAGTCGGGACAGAGCCCTGTCCCGACCATCATCAAGAAGCTAGCGGAGCTCCAACCCGCTGGCCACCCGGACCCGACTACCCTGACACCGGCTGACGTTCGCTAG
- the LOC125235890 gene encoding uncharacterized protein LOC125235890 has product MFWPTFVFLVTLAVHQVASAPTDKRPGLDGTYKRLYLPYIQSVTKDGTKTILTPQDLLELSRKLNAHVEPATTTYQLVGINGFPYTLSDHQLRRMVDHEIAAIVTPQNFNQPGFGHVFLTVDKNGVVQSFIYNISLEDALEKVNLEGYPNSSSGDSYHQNKPTTAVPVPIEIEI; this is encoded by the exons ATGTTTTGGCCTACATTTGTATTTCTTGTCACGCTTGCGGTACATCag GTTGCGTCAGCACCTACCGACAAGAGACCTGGGTTAGACGGAACCTACAAACGCCTGTACCTGCCCTACATTCAATCAGTGACTAAGGATGGCACCAAAACAATTCTCACGCCCCAAGACTTACTCGAGTTAAGCCGAAAGCTAAACGCTCATGTAGAGCCGGCAACAACTACCTATCAACTCGTTGGCATCAACGGGTTCCCTTACACACTGTCCGACCATCAACTACGGCGGATGGTGGACCATGAAATCGCGGCCATCGTCACCCCGCAAAATTTCAACCAGCCAGGATTTGGACATGTGTTCCTCACCGTAGACAAGAACGGCGTTGTGCAGAGTTTTATCTACAATATAAGCCTGGAAGATGCGTTGGAAAAGGTCAACCTAGAAGGGTATCCTAACTCATCTTCCGGTGATTCTTATCATCAGAATAAACCTACAACTGCCGTTCCCGTTcccattgaaattgaaatttaa